gatttttagttatcataAAATGTTTATAAAATAACTAGTATATAAATttgtggaaaaaaaaaataatatatatatatatacaataaaatataaattatacattttgtctctaatgtatcaaaattctttaaattataaaaaaataaatttatttaaaatgaaagtattaaagtaatgtgattaagtataatttatttatatgtgattaaaaaataattaaatactatgtgcaataaaaaattgatattattaaaggataaaattaaattaaaatttatttttatgtattgtttttgtccccaacatgtttgtcctatttaagtttccaatatttcaaaatcgtctcaattttgtcccgctaTCAATTCTGTTAATGAATCCCTAATGACAGGATAATATTAactcaattttaaaacgttaagaGAATTGAAACATTAAAGATAACTTTAAAACTTACCTAAAATGTTAGAgacaataaaaatacttttgaaCTATCAAcgtcaaaataagaaaaaccatTAACCTAAAGTCCTAAGCAATTAGACAATAGAacaaattaaagtttaaaaattcaaaCCTTAAACTAGTAGCAAGTCACAATTAAATATGACAATTAAAAGGGGTATGTGTTTGTACATTTTTAGTCAggttataacaaaaaaattagtcatGTGTTACAATTTTAACCTATGAAGCATGGATATTTTGCTGAGTTGTCGTGTTTGTGTATTGGACATATTTTGGATACGATATTTATTGACATTCGTCCGACACGCGTATTTGCGGTGTTCAatcgtgtcttaataaaaaataaaatttttttttcgaagatacttggacacacctaaataccatcacgtaTCAGCGTGTTCggtcttattcttaacatatataaatactaTTACGTGTCAGCGTGTCCAATCTTATTgttaagatatatttttgaaataaatttagatatagtatatattattatttattaaaacaaaaagatattttaaatacttgatataattaaaataagatattaaaaataattaagaaattaatttatattttaatatcaataaaatatcaaaatatcattataatttatctaaaaaaactttataatttatatgtatGTGTATCTTCgtgtcttataaaattttaaaattcatgtatCGGCGTGTCCCGTGTCCCGTGTCCGTGCATCATAGATTTCAACACTACCCAGCATTGTATTATGTCAagataatatttaatacatttgACACAATTTAAGGGTTTTTTAacataaagaattaaaaattgtCATGTTCcctttatatagtttttattgagttttgtAAAAAGTAATGTAATGGCCCATATATGAAGAATGAACATACAAGTATGATAAGAATGTTaactatatctattttttttttcttttcgttttttttttaattttcaaaaatttggtaaCAATACGATGAATTCTAGATTTCTAGGTAGAACACGATTACGCCAACAAAGAAAGAAGGCCTCAAGTTGTCAAAGCAATAAGGTagttcaactcaaaagagaaattgaaaacTTCCGTAAAACTTTGCTCACATTTATTACATAGTTTTTAAGTATCATGTAAAATATAACACATAATGTAATTATGAATGAAATTCAGACTAGAAAAGTTATTAGATATTATAAAGATCAAGTCAACACTCAATCATAAATTCATGTATCTAAAGTccaaatgacaataaaagaggaCGAATTACTCTTCTGAAACACAGTAcagcttttctttcttttgtttttaatagaaagctctatttttattaaaaaaatgaatgccAAATAACAAAACAACCAGGAACTATGGGGCCTCATGAATCGAATGAATGAGGTTTCAATGAAAGAGAGACATTTGAATTTTGACCATAAAAGTTggaaaattaaaatctgaaGAACATTGTTCTGATAAGATCTTGGTATGTCACATGTGAGCTACATGCCTCATCAATCTTCAGTTGATATCAGAATTGATACTTTTGTCTTCCTCCTTATCATCGTTATCTTCTTCATCCGTAGAATAATCTTCTTCATCCATAGAATCTACTACAACCTGCATGGAACATCCCCACAAAAAATATTGTCAATTCAACCATCTGATGATTAATTAAAGCATAAATTGAAAATGGGGTCGAATATAACAAATACAGAATGTTACTTAAAACTCAAATCTAAACATAAGTTTTTCAGTGCGCAAATAACATTGCTTAAAAAACATATCACATATGAATAACTTTCCCATATaaattataactaattaatgataaattatacatataaatataatgcATACAAACAGAAGCACAAGAAACTGGGGCAAACCAAAATTTCCCTTACAATCTGGAAGATTGCCGAGGACACACATTAAGATTCAAGGTAAGGCTTAATGATTGTCATCATATAGTTCATCTTTCACAGAATTTCAAACCTTGAACATATCAGTTTTCATTATATGAATATAATTAGACaccatatatatattatcaatcAAAACCATAAGGGTCTCTCGGCAGGGctcaaatagaaaaagcaattgTTCAAGAAACAGTAAGGTCAACACAATAGTCTATATAGTGCAAATTGCAATCAACATTCTTATTGAAACTGcattaaaatattgaaattcTATGAAATTAACAGAGGAATATTGAGAGTACTTACACATTTCTCAACTTTTGGATTGTCCTTgacctttctcactttcttcatTCTGTCATAACCTTTGCtgttattcttaatttgttggGAGAAGCCGATACTCATGTCCCATAGAACCTTCCCACAAGTACTACAAGACCTGCAAACACAacatagataataaataaattaaaaataaataaaaaccaGATAGGGTAAATTAATCAATCAACGAGATTGGAAtgattagaatataaaatatcttCTCCAAACACCAAATCCCAAGAACATTGtcattatcttttcttttcccaTAATTTTGTACTAtatcttaaaatcaaaatacaaataaataaagaaaagaaaagaattaaagATGGCAATTATGATAATGCATGCAAATTGCAGTATAGATTTGAAAGAAAAACCCTACTCTTTGTAGTTTTGATACgctaattaattgaaaaaaagaagaagagaggaatCCAGGGTAAGAAGAAGAACCCGTTGAAATTCTTGGGGAAAACGTCGGGAATTTGTTCAATTCTGGTTTGTTGATAGCGCACACAGTGATCACACCACTCCATTATTATTGCTTGCAGCAACTGGTATTCGCTTCTGGAAGGCTCGTTACGTTCAATTCAAGCTCGCAAAGAAAGAACGAACTTGTTCGATCGCTATGATGAAGAATGAACGAGTGTCTGGATTCGGTTCAGTTATGAAATAGTGAAGTATTTATTTCAGGTCGGGTGAAGTGACGTGTTGTCAGTTGTAACCGACTAAGCGCGAAGAATATAACTAACTAACTAGTTTGTTTCACCGTGTGATAAATGAAATGGAAatggaaatgaaaatgaaattcatATCATTCTAATTTAAAGAATGAAAACCCTCTGAAATCCTTGGGGAGCAAGAAATCTATATATTGACCAAGTTTCCTGAATTCTCTATTTCTTCCTTTCATATTCGCTTTTCGTTTGACGTGACACAAACTTGACAAATTATTGTATATACAATAAAGCTCAGTTGCAGTTGACTTCacgaaaaattaataattgagaGTCGTTAGAAAGCCGtcagataaaaatttagtcaaatcagtcaaattatttaacgactctcagttatcaacttcaacTTAGTCAAAtaagtcaaattatttaacgactCTCAATTACCAATTTCATGTGAAGTCAACTGTACTAAGTTTTCACCGCATAAACTGAACTTATTGAGAGAGAAGAAATACTGTCCATGTTCAAATTGTCCTAATATTTTGGATGAAAACTTGAGCAAATTTTTAACACAAGACAAATACCGTTTACATGTTTTGTAACTGTATTCCAACGTCTCTATATTTCTGTTATGCAAGTTAGGACCCAACAGATTATACAGGAGAAACATGCTCAACCTTGTAAAGTGAAAAGTTAAATTGAGGATCCATTCCATGGTACAAAACTTAGCTAGTTGGAATTGGAGCAATATATGGATGGATTCTAACAAGTGCTCAATACTATAAATTAACAATTCACACTGGAATTGTGGCTGCTAAGTCCTAACTTTGACTTCCTTCTAGTTTTGCTTCATTTGAAGAGTATTGCTCTTCTGTTGGGGCATGAATTGGGAAGGTTTTCTGAACTGCACCAAGATCATGGTCATGTTATCGCATCCCTCGCCAATAGTAATTGACGGTGCCAAACAACGATCTAGTACTCGCTCACACACCGCAGAAAGTTTTGTTTCCTGACAAGTTAAATAGTAACATTTTAAGAACATCTGTTGTTTGAAATCACATTAACCAAAACTACATAAAACTTAAATGTAACCTTGAAAGGTTAAGTATTGGTGTATTATGTTGCTTAGTAGTCCAAATACAACTTACACAACTCTGATCATGACATGACAAGAATGACAGGTAACTTCTTTTGGTTGATGAAAGATAACTTAAAACTTGAATTTACTTCATTCTCTTAGCTCAGTTTAGTTGGAGggtaaaattttgaaagatcaaatttcgaaaaatatacaaaactcATCCACCAATTCCTCACTTCATTTATAGCACCTAAACCATACTGACCCTTATTAGGAAACTTGTATAAAACTCACCAACAGCAGTTCTTGACGCACGAAATCAACCAATTGTTGACTCGACATGCAGTCCctgaaaaaattaaagagaaacaaACGTTTGCAAAAATTCAGGGATTTAAACAAGAGAAAGTAAAAGGGAAATACATCCACCAGTACAGTTTCTCACACTTTTATGACTCAAGTTTTAGTTTATGTGATGATTTGTTGTTAAGATGCATATTCAGGGATTCTTTTTCTAAAATGTGTGCATCACTTCACTTATGAGGTTGCATCACCTTGCCACATCAAAGTGACTCGCTTTTCGGTTTAACACATCAATGTTTCTTTTGCCTTGGGGCAACACTGAGCTCACTTTGCATTTCTTAAATAATCATACTATTCTGCCAAATTCAAGATAACATTAAAAATCTAAATGGAAATATGAGAAACATTAGTAGCATACCATATGCCATCACAAGCGAGCACCATAAATTCATCTTCGTCGCAAAGATCAACCTATAAAAAGAGTCAACCAATATATGTTAGCGGGCTAATTCGAGTTAAAAACTCGAAATAGaaactaaaacaaataaaatgcaTGGTTATGAAGTAATGAGAGACTCTTAACCACACATTTTATTATGAGTTCTATGACTAGCATATCACTAAATTGGAAACTATGGTAGATCTACGTATCACATTGGAACTTAACTGATTTCAACAAGAACAAACTTACAATGTTTATATCTGGATTTGCAGTCACAATCTGTGTTTCAACTGAGAGAAATTTATTCTGCTTAAATTCCACGTCACCTGCAGAACATTGATACACGTTGAATGTGTCTTTTCATACTGACAAATTCATAGATCTTCCTAAACACAGATTTGTAAATACCTATAGCTCTTGCAAGATTTAAACTCCCATTAACTCGTCCTGCGTGGATGAAACCACCAGCTTTTAAGATTCTTTCCTTCTCAATCGCAAGGTCAGGTTTGTGGTCTCTTGTTAAATTGTATGCCTATGCAAAACAGCGATAGTtagaacttaaaaaaatatatctacaATCTTTAAGAGACATAGTCCAcaagagaaagaaacaaaaacaatatctatgcattctaagtttctaactagttaattcaagagacatatgttACTAAATGTACACTAGCAATTCACAGAAAACACAGCATGCAGTGTAGTTATACATTCAAAGAAGCGATTAGCATGATAGAAATCTAAGAAGCTTCAATATGAAGTTATTACCTGACCCTTCCTAGACAAAACACAACGCGAATCACCGGCATTTGCAATAAAAAGTTGGTTGTTTTTAACAATTGCTACACAAGCAGTGCTTCCAGAAGTTGGTCCAGCAAAATTGGAATGGGGTCCCTACTTAGAAATTACAATATATAAGATCAAATTAAGCTATGGTAAGTtgctaagaaaagaaaaagaaataaacaaaaccCCTACCTCCTCAAAAGTCCAATCATCACTTTGGCAATTACCATTGTTGCCGCGTGGAGACCGAATCAAACCTTCCATCATCCCATTAAACTTGTTCATCTTATCACCCAAGGCTGATAATTCCCTCCAACCTCTTTGACCCTGCATCATCTCGTCCATTCtgcataataataatgaaacaCTAGTTCATAACTTCACCGTTTTCATATGCTATTTGGTCAACAATATGTAGACTAAGTCATATACATTCACCaactatataattttattttatttcattttttaattatttttcagaAAAGAGAACCTTTTAAATATTCAAGTGTCTGGTATACCTGCAAGGGACTATTTAGGATGTTTGGTAAGACTAAAACATTAAAATCATTTCAATAATCTCTTATTTATACTGTTGCTTTTGTGCATAATTGATTATGTAAGCACTTATTTATTTCTGGATAGTTTAGCTGGGAAGTGGAACCACAACCTCCTTTAAAAGTTTGTGAGCCAAAAGAAGGTTTATACTCTAAATAGTTCAAACTTCATAGACTGTATACAAACACAAAACTTATTTTGGTGATGTAATTAACAAAGAACAGCGGAACACACTTAAGGGACCTCTTTCTCATATAACCTGAAAAAAGCTTTCTGAAGAGAAGCTGCTATATCTCCATCAAGGTATGCTTTACTCTTAAGCACCTGAAGGTGAAGATACTTGGCACAGAACTTCGCAACCGCCTTACCTGGAAATTTTGGAGTTAATTAGGCATCGAAAACACATTGTTGATTACAAAACTATACATAATTTCAGTAATATTCTGATAGGACATGTAATGTGCGTTTCCAAGTTGaagttttggagggaaaggctttgaaaagtaaaagagacTTCATTTTACACTAGAAATCCTTCCCTTCCTTCCCTTTTCCTTCAAAATCGAAGAGTAACAATTTCATGCATATTTTGGGAAATTGTTATgtataaataagaaaaagaaagagatagaTAGTGATACTTGTAACTTAAGTTATGGTGAGAGTTTAGCGAAAGTTGAGGGAACTCGTAAATTATCCACATTCTTGTAGAGATTTAGGGTTCGCGATCATATTTACTGACGATTCTATGGCAATAAAGCAATCCAGTTAGAGTCCAAATGTAATTTCTTAGTCCTGTTTTTACCCGGCTTTTCCCTAGAAAATGCATGTAGTTAATTATTACTAAGCTCTAAATTCTAATGCCTAGAATGTTCTTCCTTTATGTAACAAATAGTTAAACCAGCAATCTGTCATTCTTCCAAATAGCCAAACTTGTTCAATCCTCACCTCCATGCCCATCATATACACCGAAAAATGAAGTGGACGCATCCACATCAAGATGTGCAGCATGCTAGCAGAAGAAAAGGGTATAAAAAAGTCAacatattttcattttcaaaagcTATGTTCCAAGTAATTTATTACTGATTACTCACTGCATCTTCCATTGTTGCGCGCCACCCTTGCATCGATGACAAACCATATCTAAGACAGTCATTTTCTCCGTCTTCAGAAAACTTTTCAGTTTTGGGAAAACTCAGATTTGTTCCCATCCCTATCTGAATAAAAACatattagttttatttcttcAAGCATTACAATGAAAGAAAAACCTACACCAAAatagtaacaaaaaattaagaatCAAACTTCCATTTTCAAAAGGAAAGTAGAAAGaaccaaacaagaaaaaatattatctagAAGTGCCAGGGGCAATGAAATCAAagttctgaagaaaaatattgatGACATAATGCTTATCAGTTCTGATATCATTAGCCTATGAGGCACAAATACGAATACAagtattaaaaagaaattagttATAAATTTAACAGGTTTAAGATAGCAGTATTTGATGCATATATGCATACAATATGACaagcaaataaaaattaagtatTTGTGCATCATAATTCATAGGTGATAATAAAGCATTCAACACAAACCAAGGaacaaaataactaaatatttcAACACAGAGCAAACAGAACTACAACAAGCAGTGATGAAAATGGAATGACAACGATAGAATATTTGAATAGATAAAACTAATGGAGGCCTCATTATATTTCAATTTGGCAAAGAATTCACCGGTCAAAAGATCAAACAGAGTCAGAATCCAAAATCAAGCAAGACAGAGATGATaataaagagaaagagaagctATGAACAAAAAAGAATTCCAAAACTCATAATTGTGTGCATAGCAGACTCACTTGACTTTTGCAGTGACTCCTTGGAAAGTCAAAAAGGAACTTTTTTTATGAGTTTCAAGAGAAGACTTTCACTTTATAAAGAAGGAGAAAATGAACAGCACTCTCTTTGTCTTGTTAGGGAAAGGAAACGAGAACTGGAAATtgggaataaaaaaaaaatgaggagaATGAAGAAAGGTTTGAGGCACAGAACAGAAGAATGAATGTACATGCACAAAACAAGTTGCTAGCACAACTAGTGGTGTCAgtgagaataatttaaaaaaaaaagaaaaagaaaagaaaaggagaagactttctttctttttatgttttttttctgGCATAGAATAGAATGATCCTTTCATATGTTAGtttgtgtttttaattttgaggAGCTTCTAAGAAATTACATGTTTTTGTGTGTGAGAGTGACTGTTCACCCACCGCCACCAGTCCACCACAAATGAACAATATTTTCATGGGCAAAATATAACCATATTTGgatattaatattcttttaaagGATTAATTAACatgtaaaaaataacaaatataagtTAATAATGAACCGATATAAATTTTGGATAtgcaatttcttctttttactGTTCATTAGTTTATTTTACTAGATCCCAatagagctaaaaagaatccaaaTAATTGAGTTAAGAATCTTGTTAATATGATAGTGtgtcatttaatttttaatatcataaccaaaaaaatattagtatataaaaattaaagatagtGATATTATCgctcttatttttatcatttcatttttctcaaaatcttttttgttATTCGATCTCTGTCTCTCTAAAACTTCAACTCGCAAAGGTCAAAGGCCAACGGCATCTTAACTTTCAACTCCCCCGCCCCCTCCCAAACTCATTTATGGATATTTAAGAAATATTGATTtggatattaaaaaaaaaagggggtaaAAAACCATTTTTCTGCTGGTTAATCGGAAACCTTATATTATTACATGTTCTGGTTGATAATTGAATAGGACCAGAAAACGACGGTTGCCTTAAGTCTTTCTCAAAATAAAGTTGACTTGGATGTAAAGAGTTTCATACGAGAAAATGGATCATCTCCGTTTTTTTAACATTTGATAAAATATAGTGTGAtctctcattttaattttataaatggaatcaaaaataaataaaagagaaatagtgataaattattagattaaatACTACATatcatctaattttttaaaatagtaaatatagtcttttgttttaaaataaataaatataaaacatataaatatatacaaaaatattttttattaatataaattgttCTAcgatagtttttgtttttaatgtctTAAATTTATATGAAACAAATGAATATTTTGTACTATTTTAATGGCACTTATTATATAACGTGCGTTAGCCTGTATGGCCATGCAAGTGTATAAAAATTTTCCATAAATAAAAAGGGATGAATAGGAGACTTATGTTAACAATATTTTGAGGGATATCAATTTGTATAATTGTAAGTATAATACCCACAACTAATTGGCTCTAGGATCACTCACTCATATAAATGAcactatcatatttttcatctctcaaATTCACTAACACTCATAAAACAAGGGAGAGAATTTTCAGATTTCAAAACATACACATTTCATTATTGAACACACACATATAATACAC
This portion of the Arachis duranensis cultivar V14167 chromosome 6, aradu.V14167.gnm2.J7QH, whole genome shotgun sequence genome encodes:
- the LOC107495576 gene encoding uncharacterized protein LOC107495576, coding for MEWCDHCVRYQQTRIEQIPDVFPKNFNGSCSTCGKVLWDMSIGFSQQIKNNSKGYDRMKKVRKVKDNPKVEKCVVVDSMDEEDYSTDEEDNDDKEEDKSINSDIN